TCTCGATCTTTAGTTTATTGTCATTTATAAAATTATTAAAAGATTCTATCAATAAGGAGGCGCCTTCAGGATCAGGAATTCCGCTTGAAGATGGAATAAGAATTGCAGCACACGGAATTTGATTAGATAAACAAGCAGACAACAATCCGCCTGCAATACCACCTATGAATGTCGTATACTTCTTAGTTGAATCTTCAATCGCGTTCCTATTGAAATTACTTTGCGGGTTAGCTCCATCATCAGAGGCAGATTCATCCTCACTTTCCTTGTCCTTTTTGACTTCAGTGACTGTAACTTTAGTTTCTTTATCAGTGTTCTGTTCCATATTCTCGCTTGCCAATATCACTGTTTTTCTATCAGAATCGGGTATACCTTGAACAGGAATTCCATCTAAAACCATCACTTCTTCTATTGAATTTTTTATTGCCCAATCCATTACTGCATCAAGAACAAAATGTATACCATCCATCATTATAGGCGCTTCGCATACTAAAACGCAAACGTTTCCTTCTTTGTTTGCGTATAGCCTAAATGGATGTCTTAACTTCCCGTCAATAAATATTACTCCGGGAGATATGTAGTGAGATTCTACAAATGCAATCTGATACATTTCTAGTTTGTCAATTATATAGCTAGTACTTATCGACCCGACAAGCCCCGGACCTGGGAATCCAGCAATAAGAATTGTTCGGTCTTTTTTTAAGTTATTTAAGTCAGCAATAGTGATAATTTTTGTTGTAATCGGAGTTGTGATTGCAGTTTCACTACTACCTGATAATGACGAAGACATAGAATTCATTAATTATCTATACCTCTCATATTTGCTTATTAATTAATATCGCTATTAATGGTTATAGCAAAACTTGATGCTAGGCACGGTCTCCTTCACAATTT
The Candidatus Nitrosocosmicus arcticus DNA segment above includes these coding regions:
- a CDS encoding proteasome assembly chaperone family protein, whose protein sequence is MNSMSSSLSGSSETAITTPITTKIITIADLNNLKKDRTILIAGFPGPGLVGSISTSYIIDKLEMYQIAFVESHYISPGVIFIDGKLRHPFRLYANKEGNVCVLVCEAPIMMDGIHFVLDAVMDWAIKNSIEEVMVLDGIPVQGIPDSDRKTVILASENMEQNTDKETKVTVTEVKKDKESEDESASDDGANPQSNFNRNAIEDSTKKYTTFIGGIAGGLLSACLSNQIPCAAILIPSSSGIPDPEGASLLIESFNNFINDNKLKIETSQLREQGQKLKKQLEQIIKAEQEQRAAGGGGGSEDGNVPSHRLMYG